AGCATTATGCCTGTAAACTCTTTATACCTTTCTCTCGGTACTAATAAATTCCATGACAGCcataaaactataaaataaaagtctTAATTGATGTGAGCTTACTGTATTTCAGGGGAAAGTTAATCCTACTCAGTGTGAGGCCCTTACTATGGTTTGTGCTCAGGTAACATATACTAGTGTCATGTTCTGGTTTATTTAGATGGTAAGCATGAATTGGAGAATCCACAAGTGAGAATTTTGGAAATTTGCATTTGTTTATACTGCAATGGGAAGGTTTTTTAATTGGTATATCTAGTAATTTCATTTTGTGCCTTTTCAATTAATCAGCACTGTTTTCTTGCCTAGTAGGTTATGGGAAATCATGTTGCCATTACAGTTGGTGGATCAAATGGCcattttgagctgaatgtattCAAGCCTATGATTGCTAGTGCTCTTCTACATGTAAGTCCTATTAGCAGTTGTATAATTATGATTCTGATTTGGAAAGGCATAGCACTGTGCCATTGTAGGTGTGATGTATGAGTTATGCTATTGCACCACTAATTAGCTACAGTTTGCATATGCCTGTTTCttccatttaattttttgtcctatttatttgaatatttgggAATATTATCCCTCGTACTATATTTTAGAAGACTATAATGTCCACGCTGaaattttggaagttttcttggGTGAAGGGAACATGCAATCAGGAGTGAAGGGAAGAGAGGAATGCAGTGATTGCAATGGTTTCTTCAAGTATTATGAAATAATTAGGATCTGGCTGGTGGTTTCTTTTAAATGTTTTGGTTTAAAAAATACGCAATATATTAACGAAGTCAGCCAGACAATTATGTAGATGAAGTCCATCACAATATTCTACAATATTAGAATGAAACCAGTGAGGGGGTGAAAAAATGTTATGATTGAAAGTGGACTGATTTGCTTGATTCCCAAGCAGCTGCTCCAGTCAAAAAGCTGCCTAAAGTGTTTAATTATGTAGGTGGtattaaatatgagattttcctTATCTCTTCTATATATAATGCCATTTATATTCTTGTGCATATatctttctttattcttttctcCGTACATCATTCCTTAACCTACGTTTTTTGTGATGCAATAATGTCAGTCACAGAGATTGTTAGGGGATGCATCAGCTTCCTTTGAGAAGAATTGTGTGAGGGGAATTCAAGCCAATAGGGAAAGGATTTCAAAATTATTGCACGAGGTAAGACAGGTGGAGCATTAAGGATGGAGTTTAAATTATCAGTTATTTCTTTTtgctaattaaattatatttattattaatgccATAAactaattgatatttttttgttccTATGTTAATCCGCGTGGCTTTTCAGTCGCTAATGCTTGTCACATCTTTGAACCCTGTAAGTTTCCAGCCCACATGTTAAATTGTACCTTCTTTGCAGTTGCCCCTGCTCcctcccttcccccccccccccccttcccttCCGTctctgtatatgtatatatatatatattggtgtctttgtacttgttggtttcaTCATATCTGGTTTCACCATAtcaactaagtgatggaacacaactatatcaattatcttcattcaccaccatctcatgaaacttctccatgTGAAGATGGTGttcaaacttcatttcatcattactccgccaggagatattatccactgccggtcccaagcccggataaaggaggagggttgcgttaggtagccgacaatCAGcataaaacctagtcggatccaaatatgaattctagacaaactatctgttgggatgtAACCCACGTAGAagtctagagttcatgtagccaaccccacatagtgtgataacggctggatatgttgttgttgttgtatattgGTGTCTCATTTTGTATCAGAACATATCTATTGCTTCATTACAGAAAATTGGATATGACAATGCTGCAGCAGTTGCTAAGAAAGCCCACAAGGAAGGAAGCACTCTGAAGGTGATGCTTATATGCCTacttatttttatcataaaacaCGGGACTTCTTTTGGCAGTTTTATTATGATCCGTCTTTCTATACTGTGCATGCTAAAATCTAATGAAGTTCAATGTTGCAGGAAGCTGCTCTAAACCTTGGAGTGCTATCTAGTGACGAGTTCGACAAACTTGTAGTGCCAGAGAAGATGATCGGCCCCTCGGAGTAAGCAGCTCCATGTGCTTTTAGAGTGTGCAGATACAGTTGCAACAGCAAACAGTTTCTGCACAATCCTGTTTTATTAGTCAAGAGTAGGAAACCGAGATCCAACTGTTAAACGATATTCTTGAGGTTTTCTCTCTTTGGCTTTGAATAACGAGAAAACCTCCATTTTTGTAATAGAAACAGTGAATATGGAGCAAATTGCTTTGCAATAATTAaggaaatatttttgttgttcacagttttaaatttatttttcataggCACTTCCATGATAGATTGGATTCTTAATACCATATGGTATATAAAGAACTCTAGGTTGACATGTATGAGAGTTTATTATCCTTATGGAAAAGAACATTCTTAAAATATACTTCTTAGTTGATCTTCTTACACCAGACATAGGACTAAGTCGGAAGGGAAGCAATCTGGAATCATTTTATCAGTTTCAAATAAATTGCGATTATATTTGGTACATGGAATGAATTATGAACTTAATCAtgcatcaaattcaaataattaatctaaatatatttttctcggGCCCTAGACCCAATTTTTGACTCGTCCATGagtagattttttattttattcttaaattggtgaacaaattttttaatattcaatgAAGAGATAGTTTCAGGTGTATCGACTAagatgagttttttttattgtcatttaagttaaatttttgaatgtATAAACTAAGATGAGTTTTTATTATGatccttaattatttaattaagagcctttttttaaaacattttttttattaaatttaaataaaataaaaacaactcTTACAGCTGATGAGTGCTCACAAAATCACCGTCCATGTAAAAACTTAGACCAGTAATTACTATAGAATTcaaatgtttttatgttttaaatatatttaaattttaattatttatatatttaataaaaaaatatataaacaaaaccttaatttttaattttttttttttataggtaACTTAGAAACCCTCCtaccatctcccttttaatctCTCTGAAGAAGGGGACATAGGGTTTCCTGCCACAGCCGACCATCTCCGACACTTCTCCCGTTCTCCGATCAACCCGACGCCACCATCTCCGGCACCGCTGACCACCTTACTCCTCTCAGTTCTCCGCTCAGCCCGACGCCACCATCTCCGTCACTGCCGACCATCTTCCTTCTCTCCGTTCTCTGTTCAACCCGACGCCACCATCTCCGACACCGCGAGCCTACGCCGGCCACTGCACCGCTCTTCCATATCCATTCTCCTTGGAACTGAGCCCTCCCTCATTTGCTCGGTATACCTACACTCTCAaaccttttcttcttcaaagaTATGTtctgtatgattttattttgtatgattttatttttgtctttcatTAGGGTTTGTATTGGATCTGTTCAGTATATCTACACTCCCATTTGTTCTGTATGATATGTTTTATATagagttttgtattttttgagaTATGATGGTCTATGCTCATGCAGCTCATAGTTCAACAGGTGATTGTTATACCATATATGTCAAATTTGGGTTTGGTAATTGTTCTTTATGATCTGGTCATGGTCTGTCCATAGTATTGATTTGacttaattttctcaaattctcaATGCCAAAACTTGTCTTGTTTATGACAAAGGATCATATATTAATAGTTTTGACCAACAGTTGAGTTGGAGTCATGGGAAAAAAACATTCCATTTGGTTAAGTATTTATCATTAttcttattgttattatttctcGGTACATTGtgtcttattatatatttagattCATGAATAGTAAATAGACTGAATGCAACAGGAAGATGTTCCTTTGTAATACGTCCCAAGTAAGGATTACTCAGTAATTACTGAAGCAAATTAATGGAGAATGGCCACTGATTTCTCTCTCCCctaatttttcccttttcttcttctctgccaACCATCTCTACTCTACTCTCTATGTTGCTTCATTCGTTCTCTATAAGCTCTCTATTTGTGCCACCTTTCATTCTATATCTAAACAAACCAGCACTATGATACTCCCACTTACGTTCCATTCTTCCCCAAACAAAGGAAGAATAACAACATTTGCTTTACTTCCTTATCCTTCCGTTCCAATCCATCCATTCCATTATGCACCATACCGTTAGTAGGGTTTTGGGTGCTACAGAGAAGgttgacttgcatgaaatttgaACTGTTTGGAATCCAAACCCAACACATGACAGGAATCCAATTCCTGATTAACCTTACAGGTTTTCACTATACATGttaacacagagagagagagagagagagagcaaaaatgaaaaaatagaaatgtatacagagaaaaaaaaaaagaaaatagaagtgAAATtggagagggggagagagagaggagataaagaaaaataatataataaataacattacatctaataatatataaaactaGAGTGGTTACTGGTTCAAACCATTAGGTGTTAAGTTAAGCTTATTTTAGATGGTTCTTGAGATattaaaattgatgtgaattaggttgagaaaaaagaaaaaggaacttCTAGGGCATGTTAAGAAAGAAGTAACAAGTGCTTTTGCCTTGCTATATGTGTGCCTTTGAGAAATACGTTCCATGCGTTATTTTTTGTACCATGGTTTACATAAATTGTGATATTTGATGAaatgtgaaattattttattataggctaaaaaatgtcatctttgcaAACactgttacttttttttttttttgattgggCAAACATTGTTACctgaaaaagaaattatagcaATATGGTTTTGTTATCCTGCAGGTTACTTGAAACTTCCGTcccttttttcttattttgtgaCAAATGGAGGCATGTCTAGAAGATGTGGTAGAATCTGGGACCTTGAAGCTTGAACAAGATTTATGCAGGTAAAACTTTTTGCTTTCCCTAAGGCACTTTTATCTCATTGTCCCTCTATTTTTGCAAAGACCTTGGTTGAATATGCttaaacaaatttaacaaacattacttTCTGCTTGTGAACATCTGTTGTGTTTCTCATATGAGATttggattcattttctttcaatctAAAATGGAAGCATGCTAATAGTTGTTTACTTGGATGCTCTCTTATGAACTTTTATGAACTCTTATTGCATTTACATTTCTTCCCTTTCTCTTATTTTGGTTCCCATGCTTGCGTTGGGTAGCATGAAAGGTGGGGGTGATAGCAATGCAATCATCTTAccagaaaagaagagaaatagaaagaaagataagaCTCAGGTACACAGCAACTACATAGTATTTTTCTTGACTTCCAGTGCCATTACATCAGTTTGATTTTTCTGTTGAATATCTTGGTATAGGTGCACGAGCAGCTTCAGACAAAGAAAAGTCCAAAGTTGAGCAATTCCCAGAAGAGAAAGCTAAAGAAGATACAGGTCTTTTTGCTTGTATATTTTCAGCCTGTATTTATGTGATTTTGTGTTTGTCAAACTGGAATGATGTTCTCTTCTTTTGTACAGgaggaaaaggagaaagaagtgCTCTTATCAAAAAGCATTGAAACCTTGGAGTATGCTACCAATTTTGTCCATTTGGATAGCTCATTTCTGTCAGAATTCATTTGTCGCATTGAGTTTCTTGGTATTTGATGGTTgcattgataatttattttttcaggAAACACCGACTTTCTGAGGATGTATACTCACTGATGTGGTCTTCACGAAACATCGGTCAGGTCTGGATAATTATTACTATGCTATTCCGATCATTAAAAAATACCTCCTAGCAGTATTTTTATGAATGGGCTGCCTATTTATTCTAGGTTGAAACTGTGCGTGAAAGACGTAGAAGGGCAGTGCAGTTTTCCAAGGCAGGCTTAGTGATGCCCCAGATTGATCAACCTTCCAACACTGCAGGCAGTCATTTGTGTGAAATTGAACCTAATTCTGACAAAAGCCAGTCGAGGCAATGTGTTGATGAGGATGACTTTTATCATGTGACACTTGACAGAGAAGTCTTATCCAAAGGTTCTACTTCTTTTGAATCTGCCATTGGTTCTGCTTGTAGCAGTGAATCTAGGGCGGTTGCTAAATCTGTTGCAACATTGCTTGTTAACAAAGTGGATGAGATAATGGATGCTCACATGCGTGAAGATGCTCAAGATTCTTTGTGCACATTGTCAGACTATGATAGGATAGAGACTGACAGGGCAATGGTATGCTTTTATGCACAGGTTGTAggatgatataaaaatattgtgaACTGCATATTGGAGGTGTATCATTTATTGTTTATTCTCAGACTAATTGTTATTTCTAAGTGATATGTATGCTCTTGCTGCTTAATGAACTGGTGACTTCTTATGGTCAGGACTGCGCAGATAAGAGCCCAAAAATGCATATCAGCACTACAAGCGATCGGGCAGTTGGCCATCCACAAAGAGTTGCAGATGCTGCAACTGTAGTGCATGTATCAAGACCAAAAGATATTGAGAAGAATAGGAAGGATCTTCCCATAGTCATGATGGAGCAGGAGATAATGGAAGCTATTAGTGAAAACGTTACTGTCATTCTATGTGGGGAAACTGGCTGTGGTAAGACCACTCAAGTTCCACAGGTGAGCTAGTGTGTATTTCCTTCTGCATACTATGTTGTGGATTtcaagattaatttttaatgtggaTTATTCAAATTTTGCTGCCTGGTGGACACTTTTAGTTTCTATACGAAGCGGGTTTTGGCTCGGACAAGTCCTGCACTCGGAGTGGCATAATTGGTGTTACTCAACCACGTCGTGTTGCAGTCCTTGCAACTGCCAAGAGGGTGGCATTTGAGCTCGGTCTTCATCTAGGCAAGGAGGTTGGCTTTCAAGTTAGGCATGACCGAAGGATTGGAGACAGTTGCTCTATCAAGTTCATGACTGATGGTATTTTGCTGCGAGAAGTGCAGGTTAGCTGTCAACTTGCTTAAACTGTGAAAACTTTGAAGAAAAGTAACCTGCTCTCTTGACAATTTAATTCTTTCAGATGTTGCCAACAAGTGAAAAAAACTAACCATACGAATTTTTCTTGAAAGATTTTCACTactatttgtattattattctAGTAACTTGTGAATTAAGGAGTGTAATCAAGAATCTTCTTAGGGCTCATTTGACAACATTGTGAATTTTTGAGTTCATTTTTAGAAGACAAAAACtgaaatttgataatattgttttctttttgaaatttggaAAACATAAGTTGAGCATATTGTTTAATAAGTCATTTTTCATAGTGATTAGAAGAAAAAGCCAACGGATGGTTGGGACTAAAAGATGAAAACACCCTTCATTTAAAAGATACGagtttattcttcttttttagtTGGATCAGATAGTCATTATATATACGCTCACTGAGTGAGTGACAACCTGTATGAGGAAATGATAAACCTATTATGTTACTACGAACAAGTTACCTCATTTGCATGGAAAATGATTGTACCAGCATTTGACAATACTTTTAGATGTTGCTATTATATTCCTTGCTCAATGCTAGTATTATTCTCGAATTTTATTTATCAGATAACCATACTTCTTTGTTATTTATCATTGCTGTAATtactttatcaaaataaatgaaataaattgctCTCACAATCAAATTGAAATTAAGGTGactgttattttatttctttccctttcctGTTTTCGCTGCTCTTATCTGCACATATATTCTCTTTTGGGAAATTATAGCTATTTTGTTGTATAACTTCTGTTTTCACCTTGAAAATGGACTACTatttaacatatttattttattatgtagaGTGATTTCTTATTAAGGAAATATTCAATCATAATTTTGGATGAGGCTCATGAGAGGAGCTTGAACACTGACATACTTATTGGAATGCTTTCCCGTGTTATACAACAGCGCCAGGTGAGAGCTACATTGGTGtatctttttttgttatttcttagCCTTTTCTATTTGCTTGGTGTATGATCTTGTGTTTGATTGCAGATAATATACGAGGAGCAGCAGCGTGATATTCTTTCAGGGAAAAAAATCAGCCCTGAAAACATGGTCTTCGCTCTAAAACTGGTACTGATGAGTGCTACCTTAAGAGTTGAAGACTTTGTTTCTGGAAGGAGGATTTTTCGTGATCCACCACCTGTAATAGAAGTGCCAACTCGACAGTATCCTGTAACTATACACTTCTCTAAGCGAACAGAGATTGTGGACTATATTGGCCATGCCTATATGAAGGTCTTGGCAATTCACAAGAGATTGCCACCTGGTGGCATACTAGTCTTTGTCACAGGTCAGAGAGAAGTTGAATACCTGTGCCGGAAGCTGCGTAATGCCTCAAAGGAGATAGTTGAGAAGGGTGGGAGACGAAATCTGGACAATGATGTTTCTACATCATCTGGAGGGAATGCCACTGAGGAATGTGACATGAAGGAGATCAATGAAGCATTTGAGATGCATGGAAACTCACACCATGATCAAACTGATAGGTTTACTTCTTATGATGAAGATCATGGTGATTTAGATGATGAGTCGTCAGATTTTTCTGATGATTTGGGGACAGAGAGTGATCTCGAAGAATTCAAAGATGATAGGGGTTTACTGGGCTGTAAAACTGGGTTTGACTCTGATCATTTGGAAATCTTAGGGGAGGATGGGAGCCTTGCTTCACTAAAGGCTGCTTTTGATGCTTTATCTGGGAAAACTACCTCAAATCCTGGTTTTCATGATAAACAGCTCGTTTCTTCTACTCCAAATGGAAGGTCACAACAATTCACTACTTGCCCAGAGGAGAAGAAGGGTGGAGTAAATGGTCTACATGTTGGTGCAATGTGTGTTCTGCCGCTTTATGCCATGCTTCCTGCATCAGCACAGCTTCGTGTGTTTGAAGAGATTAAGGAAGGAGAACGCCTAGTTGTTGTTGCTACTAATGTGGCTGAAACCTCTTTAACTATACCAGGTATTAAGTATGTGGTTGATACTGGAAGAGAAAAAGTCAAGAACTATAACTTATCCAATGGCATGGAAACATATGAAGTCCAATGGATAAGCAAAGCATCTGCTGCTCAACGTGCAGGAAGAGCTGGAAGAACAGGGCCTGGCCATTGTTATCGCCTCTATTCTTCAGCAGTCTTTAACAACATTTTTCTTGACTTCTCTACTGCTGAGATATCAAAAATACCTGTTGATGGTGTTGTCCTCCTCATGAAATCCATGGGCATTGATAAGGTAATTTCTCTACATGATTGCAGGCTTCCTGTTTGGGAAGAAGACTATTTTGGTTCACTATAAAAGGAAGTTCAGAGATATGTCTGTGTGTCTCCGCTATGGTAATGTGGCTTTCTTTAAAGATCGGTTTTTCAGGCAGAAGGCATGTGTTGTTGGATTTGCTTGTGTCAGAAGTCAACACACAACCCATCAATGGGTAGCATAGTCATTTAAGCAATTTTCTTAAACCTCTACACGTTGTATTCTTTTTCTCTGGGTGTGGCTTGACTCATCTAATTTTATCAATGACTCCTCCATGCTAATTGTGTTAATATAGATTTTAGATTATAGTTATGATTGATTCACGACTGGTGCGCACCATACTAAAAACTTACTCTTGATAAGAGTTCATCACAGCTCAATCCCGTATTTTTATTATACTATATAGGTCTTGCGTATGTTGCTTTAGTTGCAAGAACCATAGGGTGAATTTCAACTAGCATTAGCCTGCATTATGGAGGTTATAGGAAAGGCTGTTGCTGGGTTGTGCATGGTGTGTCCTTCAATTAAATGATCGATAGACTTTCtggattataatttttattttcaatctgTTAACACTTTGGCCAGAAAATATTAAGAGATATCtttatgttttgtgttcttTTCAGGTTTCAAATTTCCCATTTCCTACCCCTCCGGAGGCTACAGCATTGATTGAGGCAGAGCGTTGCTTAAAGGTGCTTGAAGCACTTGATGGCAATGGGAGATTGACACCCCTGGGAAAGGCTATGGCACAGTATCCCATGAGCCCTCGCCACTCTCGGATGCTCCTTACAGTTATCCAAATAatgaaaaaggtaaaaaattatGCACGTGGGAATCTTGTTTTGGGATACACACTGGCCACAGCTGCAGCATTGAGCTTGTCAAATCCTTTTGTAATGCGATTTGAGGGAAGTCATGCAGATACTGGTGGCTTGACGCTGGATAATGAGTCTGGCTCCATAGATAGCAAGAAAAGCACAGACAAGGAAGAAAAAATGAGGAGGAAAAAGCTAAAAAAATCTGCTAAAGAGTCTCGTGCAAAGTTTTCCAACCCCAGCAGTGATGCTTTGACCATAGCTTATGCTTTGCAGTGCTTTGAAGTTTCTGGAAACCCAGTTGAATTCTGCAAAGACAATGCATTGCACCTGAAAACCATGGAGGAAATGTCCAAGCTGAGGAAGCAGCTACTTCAACTAGTTTTGAACCAAAGTTTTTGTGGTCTTCAGCAGGAGTTCTCATGGACATACGGAACCATGGAGGATGTGGAACAGGCATGGAGGGTTTCCTACAATAAGTGTCCTCTGCTAATGAATGAGGAGGAGCTCTTGGGCCAAGCTATATTTGCTGGATGGGCTGATAGAGTTGCCAGACGCACAAGGGTATCTGCTTCAGAAGGAGACAGAAGAGTTAGTGCCACTCGCTATCAGGCTTGCATGGTTAAAGAACCAGTCTTTCTCCATCGATGGTCATCTGTCTCTAAGTCTGCCCCTGAGTTTTTGGTGTACAGTGAACTGCTACATACAAAACGACCATACATACATGGAGCAACTAGTGTGAAGTCGGATTGGCTTGTTAAGTATGCTGGGTCTTTGTGCAGTTTCTCTCCTCCCCTTACTGATCCTAGGCCTTATTATGATCCTGTGGCAGACCAAGTTTTCTGTTGGGTGATTCCAACTTTTGGCCCACATCTATGGCAGCTTCCACTCCATGGAGCTCCCATCAAGGATGACATTCATAGAGTGGCTGTAtttgctttttctttgcttGAAGGCCAAGTGTTACCATGCTTACGATCTGTTAGGAGGTTTATGGCAGCCTCACCTGGCAGCATTTTGAGGCCAGAAGCATCAGGACATCGAAGGGTTGGGAAtcttctaaataaattaaagaccAGGCTGAGAATTATTGACAGCTGTGCTGCACTAAGAGAGACCTGGAATGAGAATCCCAGAGACCTGCATGCGGAAATCCTGGACTGGTTTCAGGAGGGTTTTAGCGAtcaatttgaaaatctttggtTGCAAATGCTTCATGAGGTTTTTTTAGACCCCAAAGAACGTTTTCCCAATAggatgaagagaaagaaaagacagACATAAATCTCCAAAgtgaaaaatgataaaaagctTGAACTTCAATCTGTGGACTTTTGTCTTGGTATACATCATATATATGGTTCATAGATATTCAAAAAAGGAATCAAGGTCCAGATATTTGCAGTTCTGTGTATTACCAGTCTATATTTCAGTTGTAGGAAGCAGTAAGGTACTATTCCAATCCATTTTGTCTTCATTCATTTACGTGTCCTGTTTgctttgatattaatttattgtttttaagtgcagataaacaaaatgcatatATCTGTTCCAGCCTAACAAATAGTTGAAATACACTGGAAGCCCAACCTTCACCAGCCAAGAATGATTAGAACCTGAGGAATTCTGGTAAGGACTGCTAGGGCCAAAGATAGTTTGTCTCCTTAGTATTATCCTTGTGTGTTCCATGCCTATGTTCTCTAAATGCTTATGCTTTTTTTGTAAAGATATTTATTTTCTGTTCTAAGCTTCCCTCCACCCTGCCTCACCCCATCCCCAACAGCTTGGAACAAGATATTTTCCAAAGCGTAATCCTTAACGTTTTCCATGCCAACCTTCTGAAATGCCATGGCTTATTGGTCCACTTGTGAATAGTTGGAATGTATTCTGTATTAACCATTCTTTCATAATGGTCACATTTCTAGTCATAAAATTGACTCAGCAATCCCATTCTATTTCAACTCTTTCAGGCCATAACCTTTTCTGGAAAAATTTGCTTTACCTTACATTTGGAGAAAGAGAACCAACCTACTAGTTCCTCCAGCTTCTGGTAATGGAATTACATGACCCCAGCAGCTAGACAGGAAGATGGTTCTCATGCATGACTCTTGAATTAGCATTGTGATGGCTCGATTCATTCATATGCCTTTTAAGTTCTGTAAGTCAAAAGGATATCATTTCTCAGAACTTTTTGTTTTGCAAGAGTCGtgaatgatgtttttttttaacataatgGTACTATGGTACTATTGAAATGATATCACTAACACATTTGAGGAGATTGTGTTCACAATAATGATGGTTGTGTTGACAATTATCTCTGATCATGCGGAGTCTAATGTCCACAAGtgagaaaaatttagaatgttattaattgcaattaaCCAAATGTTGCTGTCTTGTTTGTAGGGCCTGGCTTGACCTTGTAGAGGATAAGTGATCCACTTAGGGTTGCTTTTTTTCTTGGCTCACCAGAAAGGATTCAAACTTCGCCGAGACGGGTCTCAATCATCTAGCCTCCTCGTAGATTGTGTTGCTGTTAAGTCTTGTTTTATGAAGTTTCTATGACTTGGATAATCAAAAAGGCGAAAGAAGTACGCTCCTTGTTTGATTGAAAGCTCCAGAGTGAAGGAAGAAACTCTAGCAcagttttttttcttctcccagCATACCGAAGAATGCTCAGGAAAGCGCAAGCACCGACTGTGAATACAAAAACTCTGGAAGCAACGGTAGGTAGCCAACTGTTCAGTTATAAGGAGAATTTTAATGTGTGCAAAAGCACCCCAGCTGTGCTTATTTAATTCTGGAGTTGGATTGCATTTCCAACTTCCAAGAACGTCTTTTTTGGTTTTAGGATGGTTGACCTATTAAAATAGATGTACAACAGGCATATTCTAGTAAGAATTCagtttttattatatatatatataatctgttGCATAACTTGGCCGTgccttttttttatcaaaaaatgttatacataaaaaattatattttagattacacgaataaatgatcaaaatatgttttatctaattataaactttaaagttataattatttacAAATTGAATTTTAAGTTGTAATTAGTTATTCACTGAATATTATTCAACTGGAACTATCTATCATTTGTTATAACTCAGTTAGATATTATAAACGAAAAATATTAATCGAATCTGACATGGCTAATAGAATTTAATTTGgcaaaagtaaatttaacatacattaaataaactttaaaaatgtaattacttactcactgaacttt
This genomic stretch from Diospyros lotus cultivar Yz01 chromosome 1, ASM1463336v1, whole genome shotgun sequence harbors:
- the LOC127808339 gene encoding ATP-dependent RNA helicase DEAH13 — protein: MEACLEDVVESGTLKLEQDLCSMKGGGDSNAIILPEKKRNRKKDKTQVHEQLQTKKSPKLSNSQKRKLKKIQEEKEKEVLLSKSIETLEKHRLSEDVYSLMWSSRNIGQVETVRERRRRAVQFSKAGLVMPQIDQPSNTAGSHLCEIEPNSDKSQSRQCVDEDDFYHVTLDREVLSKGSTSFESAIGSACSSESRAVAKSVATLLVNKVDEIMDAHMREDAQDSLCTLSDYDRIETDRAMDCADKSPKMHISTTSDRAVGHPQRVADAATVVHVSRPKDIEKNRKDLPIVMMEQEIMEAISENVTVILCGETGCGKTTQVPQFLYEAGFGSDKSCTRSGIIGVTQPRRVAVLATAKRVAFELGLHLGKEVGFQVRHDRRIGDSCSIKFMTDGILLREVQSDFLLRKYSIIILDEAHERSLNTDILIGMLSRVIQQRQIIYEEQQRDILSGKKISPENMVFALKLVLMSATLRVEDFVSGRRIFRDPPPVIEVPTRQYPVTIHFSKRTEIVDYIGHAYMKVLAIHKRLPPGGILVFVTGQREVEYLCRKLRNASKEIVEKGGRRNLDNDVSTSSGGNATEECDMKEINEAFEMHGNSHHDQTDRFTSYDEDHGDLDDESSDFSDDLGTESDLEEFKDDRGLLGCKTGFDSDHLEILGEDGSLASLKAAFDALSGKTTSNPGFHDKQLVSSTPNGRSQQFTTCPEEKKGGVNGLHVGAMCVLPLYAMLPASAQLRVFEEIKEGERLVVVATNVAETSLTIPGIKYVVDTGREKVKNYNLSNGMETYEVQWISKASAAQRAGRAGRTGPGHCYRLYSSAVFNNIFLDFSTAEISKIPVDGVVLLMKSMGIDKVSNFPFPTPPEATALIEAERCLKVLEALDGNGRLTPLGKAMAQYPMSPRHSRMLLTVIQIMKKVKNYARGNLVLGYTLATAAALSLSNPFVMRFEGSHADTGGLTLDNESGSIDSKKSTDKEEKMRRKKLKKSAKESRAKFSNPSSDALTIAYALQCFEVSGNPVEFCKDNALHLKTMEEMSKLRKQLLQLVLNQSFCGLQQEFSWTYGTMEDVEQAWRVSYNKCPLLMNEEELLGQAIFAGWADRVARRTRVSASEGDRRVSATRYQACMVKEPVFLHRWSSVSKSAPEFLVYSELLHTKRPYIHGATSVKSDWLVKYAGSLCSFSPPLTDPRPYYDPVADQVFCWVIPTFGPHLWQLPLHGAPIKDDIHRVAVFAFSLLEGQVLPCLRSVRRFMAASPGSILRPEASGHRRVGNLLNKLKTRLRIIDSCAALRETWNENPRDLHAEILDWFQEGFSDQFENLWLQMLHEVFLDPKERFPNRMKRKKRQT